The following proteins come from a genomic window of Enterococcus gilvus ATCC BAA-350:
- a CDS encoding nuclear transport factor 2 family protein, producing MKKKIIEQFVEAINHQQVPDIIALMAEDFQFIDTYGNREAKEDMVSGWAGYFAWFPDYLIEVEDYVENGSFAVILGRASGSYLGQSERHWAFPAAWKVVVEKEQILTWQVFLRFKKTVRFDAKT from the coding sequence ATGAAAAAGAAAATTATAGAACAGTTTGTGGAGGCGATCAATCACCAACAGGTGCCGGACATTATTGCTCTGATGGCGGAGGATTTTCAATTTATTGACACGTATGGGAATCGTGAAGCTAAGGAAGACATGGTGTCTGGGTGGGCAGGATATTTTGCTTGGTTTCCTGATTACTTGATTGAGGTAGAAGACTATGTAGAAAATGGCAGCTTCGCGGTGATCCTTGGTCGAGCAAGCGGGTCCTATTTAGGGCAGTCAGAACGACATTGGGCATTTCCAGCAGCATGGAAAGTCGTCGTGGAAAAAGAACAGATACTGACGTGGCAAGTTTTTTTGCGATTCAAAAAAACAGTTAGATTCGATGCAAAAACGTGA